From one Butyricimonas faecihominis genomic stretch:
- a CDS encoding tetratricopeptide repeat protein: MKRIYIILMLLLSGVMTYATDVKTLAEEATKMYQEGDYQKAIDLYNEMLSDDMESATVYYNLGNCYYKQGEIAKAILNYERALLLHPGDNDIKYNLTMAQKATVDNIKVLPELFLVRWYNAFVTAFTADQWAYVSVILFIGFLIMAALFFHATSISLKKSWFTLGIIMLLVSVMTIFFALKQYHRMTDRDSGIIMTPSVVVRGAPDNSGTELFVIHEGLKVQVIGTLGDWYNVRLADGNEGWIAKTDLEKI, from the coding sequence ATGAAAAGGATATATATAATATTGATGTTGCTCTTATCCGGTGTGATGACCTATGCTACTGATGTCAAGACGCTGGCGGAGGAGGCAACTAAAATGTATCAGGAAGGCGACTATCAGAAAGCGATTGATTTGTATAACGAGATGTTGTCCGATGACATGGAATCTGCGACCGTGTATTACAATTTGGGAAACTGTTATTACAAGCAAGGGGAGATTGCAAAAGCCATACTGAATTACGAACGTGCTTTATTGTTGCATCCGGGCGATAATGATATAAAGTATAATCTGACGATGGCGCAAAAGGCCACGGTTGACAATATCAAGGTATTACCGGAACTTTTCCTTGTACGTTGGTATAATGCTTTCGTGACCGCTTTCACGGCTGATCAATGGGCGTACGTGTCTGTCATCCTGTTTATAGGATTTCTGATCATGGCAGCGTTGTTCTTCCACGCGACATCTATATCTTTAAAGAAAAGTTGGTTCACTTTAGGGATAATCATGCTGTTGGTGTCCGTGATGACCATTTTCTTTGCTTTGAAACAATATCATCGGATGACTGACAGGGATAGCGGGATTATTATGACTCCCAGTGTAGTGGTACGAGGGGCTCCGGATAATAGCGGTACCGAATTGTTCGTGATCCACGAAGGACTGAAAGTACAGGTTATCGGAACTCTAGGAGATTGGTACAACGTGCGTTTGGCCGATGGAAACGAGGGGTGGATTGCTAAAACGGACTTGGAAAAGATATAG